Proteins from a single region of Stappia sp. ES.058:
- a CDS encoding tetratricopeptide repeat protein — protein MTKHATPGIRALTLAAMLATVLLSGGAALAQSGEPPEVSPPQTAPLERDPAAGPATPPLVGTASELQAKIDGQEPLPSPVGTRPPLPLPVEGESIDYAYGAFQRGWYLTALSLATPRAEEGDTAAQTLLGVLYETGRGLPQNAGKAASWYSLAAENGDIKAALRYGLLLLNGIGVAQDKEKAGDMFKIAADADVPEAIYNLAGLYRTGEGRAYNPDKALELLQKAADLEDMDAQFELAQFRLDGPADVRDEARAAFWMGRAARQGHVGAQVRYAILRFNGRGVDPDETEAADWFERAATSGNPVAMNRLARVYGFGRGRDVDLEKAAGWHLAARGLGVSDLQLDGILAGLAPDALAAAEAFAKDYVADPTAAPDGGPIP, from the coding sequence ATGACCAAACACGCCACACCGGGAATCCGAGCGCTGACGTTGGCGGCGATGCTTGCCACGGTGCTGCTTTCCGGCGGCGCGGCACTTGCGCAATCGGGCGAGCCGCCGGAGGTCTCTCCGCCGCAGACGGCGCCGCTGGAACGGGACCCCGCAGCCGGCCCCGCGACACCGCCACTGGTCGGCACCGCCTCCGAACTCCAGGCGAAGATCGACGGACAGGAGCCGTTGCCAAGCCCCGTGGGAACGCGCCCGCCGCTGCCGCTCCCAGTTGAGGGCGAATCCATCGACTACGCCTATGGCGCGTTCCAGCGGGGCTGGTATCTGACCGCGCTCTCGCTTGCCACCCCACGCGCCGAAGAGGGCGACACCGCAGCGCAAACGCTTCTCGGCGTTCTTTATGAAACCGGACGCGGCCTGCCGCAAAATGCCGGGAAGGCGGCGAGTTGGTATTCGCTCGCGGCGGAAAACGGCGACATCAAGGCCGCGCTGCGCTACGGCCTGCTTCTGCTCAATGGCATCGGCGTTGCCCAGGACAAGGAAAAGGCGGGCGACATGTTCAAGATCGCCGCCGACGCCGACGTACCGGAAGCGATCTACAATCTCGCCGGATTGTACCGGACCGGCGAGGGCCGTGCGTACAATCCCGACAAGGCGCTGGAGTTGCTCCAGAAGGCCGCTGATCTCGAGGACATGGACGCGCAGTTCGAACTCGCGCAATTCCGTCTCGACGGACCCGCGGATGTGCGCGACGAGGCCCGCGCCGCGTTCTGGATGGGCCGCGCCGCGCGCCAGGGCCATGTCGGCGCGCAGGTTCGCTACGCCATCCTGCGCTTCAACGGTCGCGGCGTCGATCCGGACGAAACCGAGGCCGCCGACTGGTTCGAACGGGCTGCGACCTCGGGAAATCCCGTCGCCATGAACCGTCTGGCGCGGGTCTACGGCTTCGGTCGCGGACGCGACGTCGATCTGGAGAAGGCTGCCGGCTGGCACCTTGCCGCACGCGGGCTGGGTGTTTCGGACCTGCAGCTCGACGGCATCCTGGCCGGGCTGGCCCCTGACGCCCTGGCGGCGGCGGAAGCCTTCGCCAAGGATTACGTCGCCGATCCGACGGCCGCACCGGATGGCGGTCCCATTCCCTGA
- a CDS encoding thiamine phosphate synthase, protein MHPRLYLISPIDLDPDSFPSVVEAALSGGDVACLLIAEGDWGEATYQKIAEQIVPIAQAAGTAILLQNDTRSAGRARADGVHVDAGSETLSGALETFHPNGIVGVGDIRTRHDAMRVAELGADYVFFGLIERSEDGEVHPKTLQFADWWSELFETPCVALAGSAFSGIETCAATGADFVAARGAIWTHPDGPAAAVAAANEILAQYTLSNSEDG, encoded by the coding sequence GTGCACCCGCGCCTCTATCTGATCTCACCGATCGACCTCGATCCGGACAGCTTTCCGTCAGTTGTGGAAGCCGCGCTTTCCGGCGGCGATGTTGCCTGCCTGCTGATTGCCGAGGGTGATTGGGGAGAAGCCACCTACCAGAAAATCGCCGAACAGATCGTCCCGATCGCCCAGGCCGCAGGCACTGCCATCCTGCTCCAAAACGACACCCGCTCCGCCGGGCGCGCCCGCGCCGACGGCGTGCATGTCGACGCCGGCTCGGAGACCCTGTCCGGGGCGCTGGAAACGTTTCATCCCAACGGCATCGTCGGCGTTGGCGATATTCGCACCCGCCACGATGCGATGCGGGTGGCGGAGCTGGGCGCGGACTATGTGTTCTTCGGCCTGATCGAACGCAGCGAGGATGGCGAGGTTCATCCAAAGACGCTTCAATTCGCCGACTGGTGGTCGGAACTGTTCGAAACCCCTTGCGTCGCGCTCGCCGGCAGTGCCTTCTCAGGGATCGAAACCTGTGCCGCAACCGGCGCCGATTTCGTGGCCGCCCGCGGCGCGATCTGGACCCATCCGGACGGCCCGGCGGCGGCCGTGGCCGCGGCGAACGAGATACTGGCCCAATACACGCTGTCCAATTCGGAAGACGGATGA
- the gap gene encoding type I glyceraldehyde-3-phosphate dehydrogenase, which translates to MTVKVAINGFGRIGRNVLRAIVESGRTDIQVVAINDLGPVETNAHLLRYDSVHGRFPATVTVDGDTIDVGQGPIKVTAIRDPKELPWGELGVDVALECTGIFADRDKAAVHLENGSKRVLVSAPATNADKTIVYGVNHDSLTSADMVVSNASCTTNCLAPVAHVLNEAIGIETGFMTTIHSYTGDQPTLDTMHKDLYRARAAALSMIPTSTGAAKAVGLVLPELNGKLDGVSIRVPTPNVSVVDLKFVARRATTVEEVNEAIRTAANGKLKGVLGFTDDKLVSTDFNHDPHSSIFHMDQTKVMDGTLVRILTWYDNEWGFSNRMSDTAVALAKTI; encoded by the coding sequence ATGACCGTAAAAGTTGCCATCAACGGGTTTGGCCGGATCGGCCGCAATGTTCTGCGCGCCATTGTGGAATCGGGCCGCACCGACATCCAGGTCGTCGCGATCAACGATCTGGGTCCGGTGGAAACCAACGCGCATCTGCTGCGCTACGATTCCGTGCATGGCCGCTTTCCCGCCACGGTGACTGTCGACGGCGACACGATCGACGTGGGACAGGGTCCGATCAAGGTGACCGCGATCCGCGACCCGAAGGAACTGCCCTGGGGCGAGCTTGGCGTCGACGTGGCGCTGGAGTGCACCGGCATCTTCGCCGACCGCGACAAGGCCGCCGTGCACCTGGAGAACGGGTCCAAGCGCGTTCTCGTGTCCGCGCCGGCCACCAATGCCGACAAGACGATCGTCTACGGCGTCAACCATGACAGCCTGACCAGCGCGGACATGGTCGTGTCCAACGCGTCCTGCACCACCAACTGCCTGGCACCGGTCGCCCATGTCCTCAACGAGGCCATCGGCATCGAGACCGGCTTCATGACCACGATCCACTCCTACACGGGCGACCAGCCGACGCTGGACACCATGCACAAGGATCTCTACCGCGCGCGTGCAGCCGCGCTGTCGATGATCCCGACGTCGACCGGTGCCGCCAAGGCCGTCGGCCTGGTGCTGCCGGAGCTGAACGGCAAGCTCGACGGCGTGTCGATCCGCGTCCCGACGCCGAACGTCTCGGTCGTCGACCTGAAGTTCGTCGCCCGCCGCGCCACCACGGTCGAGGAAGTCAACGAGGCCATCCGCACGGCGGCCAACGGCAAGCTGAAGGGCGTCCTCGGTTTCACCGACGACAAGCTCGTCTCGACCGACTTCAACCACGATCCGCATTCCTCCATCTTCCACATGGACCAGACCAAGGTGATGGACGGAACGCTGGTGCGCATCCTGACCTGGTACGACAACGAGTGGGGCTTCTCCAACCGCATGTCGGATACGGCCGTGGCGCTCGCCAAGACCATCTAG
- the tkt gene encoding transketolase, which yields MTDLEKHNRMANAIRFLAADAVEAAKSGHPGLPMGVADIATVLFTQVMHYDPTYPDWPDRDRFVLSAGHGSMLLYAVHYLLGSEDFTLDQLKNFRQLGALTAGHPEHGHGAGIETTTGPLGQGLANAVGMAMAERHMRETFGAEFADHFTYTLVGDGCLMEGISQEAISLAGHLKLNRLTVIWDDNGISIDGKVSITDSTDQLERFQASGWATVAIDGHDPEAIASAFKTARENDRPTLIAAKTTIGFGAPNKGGTEKVHGAPLGADELAATRKALGWAHEPFDVPSDILDAWRIAGLRSGQKRKDWQKHLEGTDAETRGEFERRLRGDLPAGFANAITALKKQIAADRPTMATRKASEFVLGTINQAVPETIGGSADLTGSNNTRTAETSAITPDDFTGRYVHWGIREHGMAAAMNGMALHGGMIPYSGTFLVFSDYARPAMRLAALMKQRVIHVMTHDSIGLGEDGPTHQPVEHYAALRAIPNLDFYRPADVTETLECWQLALESRDAPSVLALTRQNLAPVRKTFEEENLCARGAYVVADAEDTPAATLFASGSEVEIALAAREALVAMGIQTRVVSVPCMERFERQSDDYQADVIGGPGVKVAIETGIRQGWDRIIGRDGVFIGMSGFGASAPYKALYEHFGITADAVVAAVTDRVGA from the coding sequence ATGACCGATCTTGAAAAGCACAATCGCATGGCGAATGCGATCCGTTTCCTCGCCGCGGACGCCGTTGAGGCTGCCAAGTCGGGTCACCCCGGCCTGCCCATGGGCGTCGCCGACATCGCGACCGTTCTGTTCACCCAGGTGATGCACTACGATCCGACCTATCCGGACTGGCCGGACCGCGACCGTTTCGTGCTGTCCGCAGGCCACGGATCGATGCTGCTCTATGCGGTGCACTACCTTCTCGGGTCCGAGGACTTCACCCTCGATCAGCTGAAGAATTTCCGACAGCTCGGCGCCCTCACCGCCGGCCACCCGGAACATGGTCACGGCGCTGGCATCGAAACCACCACGGGCCCGCTCGGCCAGGGTCTGGCCAATGCGGTCGGCATGGCGATGGCCGAGCGCCACATGCGCGAAACGTTCGGCGCCGAGTTTGCCGACCATTTCACCTACACGCTGGTCGGCGACGGCTGCCTGATGGAAGGCATCAGCCAGGAAGCGATCTCGCTGGCCGGTCATCTGAAGCTGAACCGTCTCACCGTCATCTGGGACGACAACGGCATTTCCATCGACGGCAAGGTCTCGATCACGGATTCCACCGACCAGCTCGAGCGTTTTCAGGCGAGCGGCTGGGCAACGGTTGCCATCGACGGTCACGATCCGGAAGCCATTGCCTCCGCTTTCAAGACCGCGCGCGAAAACGATCGCCCGACGCTGATCGCCGCCAAGACGACCATCGGCTTCGGAGCGCCCAACAAGGGCGGCACCGAGAAGGTCCATGGCGCGCCGCTTGGCGCGGACGAGCTCGCCGCCACCCGCAAGGCGCTTGGCTGGGCGCATGAGCCCTTCGACGTTCCGAGCGACATCCTCGACGCCTGGCGGATCGCGGGCCTTAGGTCAGGCCAGAAGCGCAAGGATTGGCAGAAGCACCTCGAAGGCACCGATGCCGAAACACGCGGCGAGTTCGAGCGACGCTTGCGAGGCGACCTGCCCGCCGGTTTTGCCAATGCGATAACCGCCCTGAAAAAGCAGATCGCGGCCGACCGCCCGACGATGGCAACCCGCAAGGCATCCGAATTCGTGCTCGGCACCATCAACCAGGCGGTTCCGGAAACGATTGGCGGATCCGCCGACCTGACCGGCTCCAACAACACCCGCACGGCCGAAACCAGCGCGATCACGCCGGACGACTTTACCGGCCGCTATGTTCACTGGGGCATCCGCGAGCACGGCATGGCGGCCGCGATGAACGGCATGGCGCTGCATGGCGGCATGATCCCCTATTCCGGAACGTTCCTGGTCTTTTCCGACTATGCGCGCCCGGCCATGCGCCTTGCCGCGCTGATGAAGCAGCGGGTCATCCATGTGATGACCCATGACAGCATCGGCCTTGGCGAGGACGGTCCGACCCACCAGCCGGTCGAGCATTACGCAGCACTTCGGGCAATCCCGAACCTCGACTTCTACCGCCCCGCGGATGTGACGGAGACGCTGGAGTGCTGGCAACTCGCGCTGGAATCGCGCGATGCGCCGAGCGTGCTGGCGCTCACCCGCCAGAACCTCGCGCCGGTCCGCAAGACCTTCGAGGAGGAAAACCTCTGCGCCCGCGGCGCCTATGTCGTCGCAGACGCGGAAGACACGCCGGCCGCAACGCTGTTTGCCTCCGGTTCCGAGGTCGAGATCGCGCTGGCCGCGCGCGAGGCCCTGGTAGCCATGGGCATCCAGACCCGCGTCGTATCGGTGCCCTGCATGGAGCGTTTCGAGCGCCAGTCGGACGACTATCAGGCCGACGTGATCGGCGGACCGGGCGTCAAGGTCGCGATCGAGACTGGCATCCGTCAGGGCTGGGACCGGATCATCGGCCGGGACGGCGTCTTCATCGGCATGTCGGGTTTCGGCGCAAGCGCGCCCTACAAGGCCCTCTACGAGCATTTCGGCATCACGGCCGACGCCGTGGTGGCAGCAGTAACCGACCGCGTCGGCGCCTGA
- the pgk gene encoding phosphoglycerate kinase, which yields MSSFKTLDDLDQIAGKRALVRVDLNVPMDGNRVTDTTRIDRILPTLRELSKKGTKTILLAHFGRPKGKPVLEMSLAPVAAALTERLGAPVAFAADCVGETARVAVDALNDGDCLLLENTRFHAGEEANDDAFADDLATLGDLYINDAFSAAHRAHATTEGLARRLPAYAGRTMQAELEALEKALTTPKRPVMAVVGGAKVSSKIDLLANLVKKVDTLVIGGGMANTFLAAQGKDVGKSLCEHDLADTARSIMNEAETAGCDILLPTDAVIAREFKAGATNETVGVDAVPADAMILDVGTQTLSAIKAKIDASATLVWNGPLGAFEIAPFDTATVSAARYAAARTKNGPLITVAGGGDTVAALNHAGAADDFSYVSTAGGAFLEWMEGKTLPGVLVLER from the coding sequence ATGAGCAGCTTCAAGACCCTCGACGATCTTGACCAAATCGCCGGAAAGCGTGCGCTCGTGCGCGTCGACCTGAACGTTCCGATGGACGGCAATCGGGTCACCGACACGACCCGCATCGACCGTATCCTGCCGACCCTGCGCGAGCTGTCGAAAAAGGGCACCAAGACGATCCTGCTCGCCCATTTCGGCCGCCCCAAGGGCAAGCCGGTGCTGGAAATGAGCCTTGCCCCCGTCGCTGCGGCCCTCACCGAGCGCCTCGGGGCACCGGTCGCCTTTGCCGCCGACTGTGTCGGCGAGACGGCGCGCGTGGCCGTCGACGCCCTGAACGACGGCGATTGTTTGCTTCTGGAAAACACCCGCTTCCATGCGGGCGAGGAAGCCAATGACGACGCCTTCGCCGACGACCTGGCGACGCTCGGCGATCTCTACATAAACGATGCCTTTTCCGCCGCGCACCGTGCCCATGCCACCACCGAGGGGCTTGCCCGTCGCCTTCCCGCCTATGCCGGACGCACGATGCAGGCGGAACTCGAGGCGCTTGAAAAGGCCCTTACGACACCGAAACGTCCGGTCATGGCCGTCGTTGGCGGCGCCAAGGTCTCCTCGAAGATCGACCTGCTCGCCAATCTGGTGAAAAAGGTCGACACGCTGGTGATCGGCGGCGGCATGGCCAACACCTTCCTGGCCGCCCAGGGCAAGGATGTCGGCAAGTCGCTGTGCGAACACGACCTGGCCGACACGGCGCGTTCGATCATGAACGAGGCGGAGACCGCCGGCTGCGACATTCTGTTGCCCACCGATGCCGTGATTGCTCGCGAATTCAAGGCCGGCGCGACCAACGAGACGGTCGGCGTCGACGCGGTTCCCGCCGATGCTATGATCCTCGACGTGGGGACGCAGACACTCTCCGCCATCAAGGCGAAGATCGATGCCTCCGCGACGTTGGTGTGGAACGGCCCGCTCGGCGCCTTCGAGATCGCACCGTTCGACACGGCGACGGTGAGCGCCGCACGCTATGCCGCGGCCCGCACCAAGAACGGTCCGCTGATCACAGTCGCCGGTGGCGGTGATACGGTCGCGGCCCTCAATCACGCCGGTGCGGCGGACGACTTCTCCTATGTCTCGACCGCCGGCGGTGCATTCCTGGAATGGATGGAAGGCAAGACCCTCCCGGGCGTCCTGGTTCTCGAGCGTTAA
- a CDS encoding class I fructose-bisphosphate aldolase — translation MSERLEDIAEAIVAPGQGILAADESTGTIKKRFDQIDTENTEDNRRDYREMLFRADAAMTDHISGVILFDETLRQKAADGTPLVELIRKAGAVPGIKVDKGAKPMAGFPGETVTEGLDGLRERLEEYHELGARFAKWRAVIDISEDDGLPSSTCIQANAHALARYAALCQEAGIVPIVEPEVLMDGAAASHDIETCYEVTEWTLNTVFAELFQMDVMLEGMILKPNMIVPGKNAAFQAAPEEVAELTLRCLSSTVPAAVPGIAFLSGGQSDELATEHLSLMNASGNLPWKLTFSYGRALQQSALQAWRGKTENVEAAQAAFAHRARMNGLAARGEWSKTLETA, via the coding sequence ATGAGTGAGCGTCTCGAGGACATCGCCGAGGCCATCGTGGCTCCCGGCCAGGGCATTTTGGCGGCCGACGAAAGCACCGGCACCATCAAGAAGCGGTTCGACCAGATCGACACCGAGAACACCGAGGACAACCGCCGCGACTATCGCGAGATGCTGTTCCGCGCCGATGCGGCGATGACGGACCATATTTCCGGCGTCATCCTGTTTGACGAGACACTGCGCCAGAAGGCCGCCGACGGCACCCCGCTGGTCGAGCTGATCCGCAAGGCCGGCGCCGTTCCCGGCATCAAGGTCGACAAGGGCGCCAAGCCGATGGCGGGCTTTCCGGGCGAGACCGTCACCGAGGGCCTCGACGGCTTGCGCGAGCGGCTGGAAGAGTACCACGAACTCGGCGCCCGCTTCGCCAAGTGGCGCGCGGTGATCGATATCTCCGAGGACGACGGGCTGCCCTCGTCGACCTGTATCCAGGCCAATGCCCATGCGCTCGCCCGCTATGCGGCACTGTGCCAGGAAGCAGGCATCGTCCCGATCGTCGAACCGGAAGTGCTCATGGACGGCGCCGCCGCCAGCCATGACATCGAGACCTGCTACGAAGTGACCGAGTGGACACTCAACACGGTGTTCGCCGAGCTGTTCCAGATGGATGTCATGCTGGAAGGCATGATCCTGAAGCCGAACATGATCGTTCCGGGCAAGAACGCTGCCTTCCAGGCAGCACCCGAGGAGGTCGCCGAACTGACGCTGCGCTGCCTGAGCTCGACCGTGCCGGCCGCCGTTCCGGGCATCGCCTTCCTGTCGGGCGGCCAGTCGGACGAGCTTGCCACCGAGCACCTCAGCTTGATGAACGCCTCCGGCAACCTGCCGTGGAAGCTGACCTTCTCCTACGGTCGTGCCTTGCAGCAGTCCGCGCTGCAGGCATGGCGCGGAAAGACGGAAAACGTCGAAGCCGCTCAGGCCGCCTTCGCGCATCGCGCCCGGATGAACGGCCTCGCCGCCAGGGGCGAATGGTCAAAGACGCTCGAAACCGCCTGA